The window GAGAAAGCCCCCTACCCGCGAATCACCCGGGCGGCAGGGCCGGAGAGGAGCCGTTGCAGCTCGTCATCGCCGACGGAGCGTGGCCGGTCGCGGTCGTGGTTGACGATGCAGAAGAAACCGAAAGGTTCGTCGAAGGGATTCAGAAGTTGGTGGGGATCCTCGGGGCCGATGTAGGCGGTGTCGAGGAAGCTCATCTCCCGCACCGTGCCGGCAAGCAGCACCCGGCCGCGGCCGCGGATGCAGACGACGACGTGCTCATGGACGTGTTTCTCGAGGGAGGAATGACCGCCCGGGGCGATCTCGAAGTAGCGCAGGTCGAAACGGGCGCTTTCGCCGCGGTTGCCGATCAGGACATTGCGGGCGATGGCCGCCCAGCCCCCTTCTTCATCCTTGTAGCGTTCGGCGATAACCCCTTCCCAGGTAAAGTCGGGGCGGAAGGGGTAGAAGGCGCTTCGGTTGTCGCCGCTGGCAGCGGCCGGACCGGCCCAGTCACAACTGGCGCCGGTGGCTTCCTCGCGTCCCGCCGGCGGAATCCAGTCGCAGGAGCCGGCAGGGGTGGTTTCGTCTTCTTTCTTCATCGCTGTTCATTCCCTGTTCATTGTTCGTCCAGCACCACCAGCGCCTTGAGCGACTCCCCGCCCCGGGCGGTCAGACGGAAGGCTTCGGCCGCCTGCGCCAGGGGAAAGCGGTGGGTGACCAGATCCTGCGCCCGGATGACGCCGCGGGCAATCAGCTCGAGAGCGTCGCGGGTGTCGAAGGGTCCGCAGGAGTAGCTGCAACGCAAGTCGATTTCGTTGAAGTAGAGGTGGTGCGGCTCAAGTTGAAGGAGAACGCCGGGCGGGGTCGGGGTGAAGAAGAGGACCGTTCCCC is drawn from Desulfuromonadales bacterium and contains these coding sequences:
- a CDS encoding cupin domain-containing protein, translated to MKKEDETTPAGSCDWIPPAGREEATGASCDWAGPAAASGDNRSAFYPFRPDFTWEGVIAERYKDEEGGWAAIARNVLIGNRGESARFDLRYFEIAPGGHSSLEKHVHEHVVVCIRGRGRVLLAGTVREMSFLDTAYIGPEDPHQLLNPFDEPFGFFCIVNHDRDRPRSVGDDELQRLLSGPAARVIRG